One Capsicum annuum cultivar UCD-10X-F1 chromosome 2, UCD10Xv1.1, whole genome shotgun sequence genomic window carries:
- the LOC107865059 gene encoding uncharacterized protein LOC107865059 has product MDWCEQIKFHLGVLDLDVVLYSEKPTAITEASSDEEKSYYKHWDRSNRLGLMFMRMNIVGNIKTTLPKTESAKELLKLVEESSQTADKFFTRTLMGTLTTMKFVGSRTMNEHVIEMTNIEARLKSLGMEVEQNFLVQFIINSLSSEYDPFQMNYNTMKDK; this is encoded by the exons Atgg ATTGGTGCGAACAGATCAAATTTCATCTTGGagttttagatcttgatgttgTACTTTACTCTGAAAAGCCAACTGCTATTACTGAAGCTAGCagtgatgaagaaaagtcctattataAGCACTGGGATCGGTCTAACAGATTAGGCCTAATGTTCATGCGAATGAATATTGTGGGCAACATTAAAACTACTCTTCCCAAAACTGAAAGTGCGAAAGAACTTCTGAAACTTGTGGAAGAGTCTTCTCAAACTGCTGATAAGTTTTTTACTAGGACActaatgggtactttgaccaccatGAAGTTTGTTGGTTCACGTACTATGAATGAGCATGTCATTGAAATGACAAACATAGAAGCAAGACTTAAGTCATTGGGAATGGAAGTGGAACAGAATTTCCTTGTGCAGTTCATTATCAACTCATTATCGTCTGAGTATGatcctttccaaatgaactacaaCACCATGAAAGACAAATGA